A genomic stretch from Candidatus Zixiibacteriota bacterium includes:
- the gatB gene encoding Asp-tRNA(Asn)/Glu-tRNA(Gln) amidotransferase subunit GatB: MNFEAVIGLEVHAQLLTKSKIFCGCSTTFGQRPNSAACPVCLGLPGALPVLNREAVNMAVKMILAVDGSVGMTSVFARKNYFYPDLPKGYQISQFDRPIGIGGRIAFEDNGVRKQIRLTRIHLEEDAGKSLHPEGHSEDFTRIDVNRCGVPLMEIVSEPEIRSPREAYLYLHALKQIVEHLGICDGNMEEGSLRCDANVSIRPVGETKLGTKTEVKNLNSIRGVEKALRYEIDRQIAIVSSGDRVEQQTLLYSDADGRCYPMRSKEESHDYRYLPDPDLVPLQLTPNWIATVQRELPELPLNRQDRYVHDLALPRYDAEVLTSSPGLALYFEETLAACPDAKLVANWIMTEVLARVKGNAAGIAGFAVEPARLGRLLEMIRSKAITGKIGKELFECMLADARPVEAIVAEKGLAPIADSSDLGGLIDKVIADHPKEVARYRAGQTKLLAFFVGQVMRATGGRADPAVTNELLRSKLAQSE; encoded by the coding sequence ATGAATTTCGAAGCCGTCATCGGGCTGGAAGTTCATGCGCAGCTTCTGACCAAGAGCAAGATCTTCTGCGGCTGTTCGACGACATTCGGCCAGCGGCCGAATTCCGCCGCCTGTCCTGTGTGTCTCGGGCTTCCCGGCGCGTTACCGGTGCTCAATCGCGAAGCGGTCAATATGGCGGTCAAAATGATCCTGGCGGTTGACGGCAGCGTCGGCATGACGTCCGTTTTCGCGCGCAAGAACTATTTCTATCCCGATTTGCCGAAGGGCTACCAGATCTCCCAATTCGACCGTCCGATCGGAATCGGCGGCAGGATCGCCTTCGAGGACAACGGCGTGCGCAAGCAGATTCGACTCACGCGCATCCACCTCGAGGAGGACGCGGGCAAGTCGCTGCATCCAGAGGGGCACAGCGAAGACTTCACGCGCATCGATGTCAACCGCTGCGGCGTGCCGCTGATGGAAATCGTCTCGGAACCGGAGATCCGCAGTCCGCGCGAAGCGTATTTGTATTTGCATGCCCTTAAGCAGATTGTGGAACACCTGGGCATTTGCGACGGCAATATGGAAGAGGGCTCGCTGCGCTGCGATGCCAATGTCAGCATTCGTCCGGTCGGTGAAACGAAGTTGGGTACGAAGACTGAAGTGAAGAATCTGAACTCGATTCGGGGCGTTGAGAAAGCGCTGCGGTACGAAATCGACCGGCAGATCGCCATCGTCAGTTCCGGAGATCGCGTGGAACAGCAGACGCTGTTGTATTCCGACGCGGACGGCCGCTGCTACCCGATGCGCAGCAAAGAGGAATCTCATGACTATCGCTATCTCCCTGATCCGGACCTGGTTCCCCTTCAGTTGACGCCTAACTGGATCGCGACCGTGCAGCGGGAGTTGCCGGAGCTGCCGCTCAATCGACAGGACCGCTATGTTCACGACCTGGCGCTGCCCCGGTACGATGCGGAGGTCTTAACGTCGTCGCCGGGGCTGGCGTTGTACTTCGAGGAGACGTTGGCTGCCTGCCCTGATGCCAAGCTTGTGGCCAATTGGATCATGACCGAGGTGCTGGCGCGGGTCAAGGGCAACGCTGCTGGAATTGCCGGCTTTGCCGTCGAGCCGGCACGACTGGGACGGTTGCTCGAGATGATCAGGAGTAAGGCGATAACCGGCAAGATCGGCAAAGAGTTGTTCGAATGCATGCTTGCCGACGCGCGCCCGGTCGAAGCCATCGTCGCGGAGAAAGGTCTTGCTCCGATTGCCGATTCGAGCGATCTTGGTGGCTTGATCGACAAGGTGATCGCCGATCATCCCAAGGAAGTTGCCCGTTATCGCGCCGGTCAGACGAAGCTGCTGGCCTTCTTCGTCGGTCAGGTGATGAGAGCCACCGGCGGCCGGGCGGACCCGGCGGTGACCAATGAGCTCTTAAGGAGTAAGCTCGCGCAATCGGAATGA